The sequence NNNNNNNNNNNNNNNNNNNNNNNNNNNNNNNNNNNNNNNNNNNNNNNNNNNNNNNNNNNNNNNNNNNNNNNNNNNNNNNNNNNNNNNNNNNNNNNNNNNNNNNNNNNNNNNNNNNNNNNNNNNNNNNNNNNNNNNNNNNNNNNNNNNNNNNNNNNNNNCccctattcattttattttcttctcttttgacATATACActattaacataatcataataaaaaacttttgtcaaaatacatatcattcatctttttaaaacttaatttttcaagatctatttcttgaatttacttataaacatatatttttttttaatttgaagttttcttgatagattttttaccaaatctaaataaataaaactgaAAGTATGTGCAAGAGCTAACTAtaatcttttatattttgtcattaagaaaaattttgagtgtgaggaagacgaaaaatgatgatttttattttttgtggcGAATGGTAGAAGGTGGGGAGGAAGAACATGAAGTGGAAATATGGaaatgagtatatatatatagagagagaaatttgcacctttttaaaaaatattatttatttttaaatatttaatttctgatgtgaaaataatagtaatactgATGTGTCATTAAAAAATGACGTGGAATTTCATGTGTAAATTTAGTGTAATACACGCACACATAAATGATGAGAAAGGGATTTGAAATATTGCGTTTGAATGAGTTTAAGAGTTCAGTTGGCAAAATCAGAAGTACAATGGTCCAACTTACAAACGGAGCCAAATACGAGGATCTACCAGGTCATTCCGCCTAAATTCTATGACAaactaagttgataaattaagCATGCTCTCATGTTAGAGATGACGGAGCTAGAATATTGAATTTATGAAGTGTACAAGATAACAGCTTATTGATTTGCCTCAAAATACATCTTTATCATATGATACAAAAGTATTAGACAAGTTTATTTAATTACCAACAAAACCTACAAATACAGATTCTCAATTTTTTGAAGGAAGATTTTCCTATTACTCACACCATTCTACAAATTCTATGTACGTAAATCGCCTTCCTTGGGTCCAAACTTAAACAAGAAGAAGGTCCTTCAAGCCAAAAAGAAAGCAAAATATCGAAAAACACATGCTTCTATACAACAATATGAAATTTCTTCATCAGAAAATTCATCCATCCTTTAGTACTGCACATAACTAGTTCCACATACATGTCCTGCAATCAACATGTGTggaaaaaaattacacaaaatgCTTCACAATGCAGCCTAAGAAAAAGAGTCATTTTGCTTTTGAGAATATGTGCATTGATGCAAATTCTGCTTATAGTGTTTTTAACTTCATATTTTGGATGATGAATGAACACCtgggcctaactcaaccccaaacgCTAACTCATGAGGGGAGGTTTGTGCCAAATCAGTGATTTGAAACGGAGAGTGTTAAGAAATATGTCAAAAAGATGAAAGACAAAGCTATGAAAACAGAGTTATGGTGTCTGACATTAAGGTCTAGTTAATGTTGGATGCAAACCTCTAGAATAAGTCCATTGGATGAGCAAGTACTCCGTCATCATTCCAGTCAATTTCCTTGTTGCCTGATTCCTTTCCAATTAACTGAAGCGGTGCGTCTAGTGGTGGTGGAGTCTGTAGCCAAGCAACGAATGACATTTTTAGGAAACAGAAAGTTCTGATCATGTGTAATGGCTTGGTGAAAAGCTCGAATTCAACTGAAATTTACGATCTTTTGGAAGGAGGTTAGAAGAATTTAATACCATGCACCGTATTAGAGGCCAAGCTATTCCACGGAAGAAAGGATGCTCTTTGATCTCACTTGCACCACCATTTGATCCTAAACGGCTGGCAGGATCTCTATTTAGCAACGAATGTATCACCTGTCTAGCTGCAAGGCTTACCTGCAACACGTAGATACATAGATGATTTCATTTGTTTCAGACTAGAAACAAGATCAGAGTTTCCTTTAATTGACcccgcaaaaaaaaaaaactgactATACCGGAATGCTACTAGGGAAAGTGAGGTCCTTGTTTAGGATGTTGGAAAATGTCTTCTGCCTGTTCTTTCCTCTAAATGGTGTACGCCCATAGAGCATCTCATAAAGCAAGATTCCTGCATTCCAAACAGAAGAGTTTACAGAAGTAGAAGTGCATGAAGCAAAATAATATAACGCATAGTATTATAGCATCACAATGATACGAGTGCACTAAATAAAAGTCATGAATTTGTTGCATGCACACCTAAAGCCCACCAATCGATCGCACTACTGTGGCCAGCTCCTGTGATGATTTCCTGAGATCAAGTCAATTAGAAGTACGTCAAACAattaattttctctcgcttGATAGATAATATTTTGCTTCACATAAACAAACAATGTAAGTGTCAACATATCATGAAGAGAAATATATTCAAGAATTAGGAACAATGAAGTAATTCTATAGTACAGTAAAGTTCTGATCAGTTTCATTAGTAGGATTTGCGATTAGTAGGTTTCATAAATAGGATTTGAAATTGGTATATGTGAACAGAAAAGATAACTGCTTGTACATAATTCTTCATCAAGTTGTGTTTATCTCTCCAAAAGACACAAATTCTAAGGAAGATCCATATTGTTTTACTCCAGACATGGAACCGAATGCATTTTAATTTGTAACAAGGATGGAGTATTATATCGCACAAAGTCAACTTCTGTGATAGTTACATACCGGTGCTATGTATTCTTCAGTACCAACAAATGAATTTGACTGCGAAACTGGTTCTGCAACAAATGTTGGTGGTGGAGTACTCCTAGACCTTCTCTTTGAGGGAGGATGTTTTATAACCTGGAAAAAATTGTCACTTTAGTATTATGAAtatgtaataataatcatatgTCAAAGAATAAACAGAAAGCACCTGAAAGAAATATAATACGATATGAAAAACAACAGTTTGTTTTAatcaaattgataaataattcaAAGGTTCccctttttctcattttcttctGTTTACCGTCCATTTACTACTTAATACTTCGAATATAAGTTTAACCTAAAAATGTGACATACGAAGTGAGATATCATGATTCATCCACAAGCAAAATTAAGTTCATTAAGTGGAAAAATTTAGACGAATAGTAAAGAGAACTGTCGAAACTGAACCATACTTGAGGTTTACAAGATGTCTTGAAAGAAAGATCAAAGTCTGTTAGTACGACATGCCCATCAGCCTGAAGTAGGATATTTTCTGGTTTCAGATCCCGGTATATTATTCCTGTGACATGAGAATAGacaaaacaaaagaacataAATCATATTATGAAGATAGATATGGAAGCTCCTAATACTATGTCTCCCTTGATGAACCCCTCTATCTTTTGCCTAATAGAAACATTAAAATATTCTTGATTTTGTGGTAGTACGAATAAAGGTTTTTAAGTATGATTATTTCTTTCTACACTATGGACTTCACTTGCGCTACCTTTTTTACTTTCACAAAACTCTGTTCTTCTACCTACTGTTCTTTACCAGTCTTTCCTATGTCAAATTTTTTCAAGCATTTTGAAAATCGATGACTGATCTAATTTGAGTACTTCTACAGGATACACCTCgacaaaaaattgaaagagtGTAATACCCAAACAATGGAGATACTCCAAGCCAATTAGGACCTCTGCTGCATAAAACCTGGAAAAAATTGTCGGTAATACATTAGTTGACAAACATGATTGCATGTGTATCTAAATACAAAAGATACACAGACATCTTATGTGTATAATTTATAGTCCTTAATAACTGCTTAAACATATCTAAGATTCTCTTTCGTTTTTCAAGCATAACAATGTTCCGACAAATAtaaaaactcaaataataagTGAAGACCTTCTCTCACGAGTGAGTCTATTCTAGGAGAATGAGGAAATAAACAACCGGAAATAACTACAAACATTACTTGAtaaaagatatatgaatatgaagaaGCTTTGTGTAAAATACATCTTCAACCGTGTAAGATGTTATATAGCTTAATCTACTCAAATGTGGAGTAAGTGCAATTAAAAGAGAAGTACCTTGCAGATTcctctttaaatattttcataggCTGTCTGTCGAGCAAAGCAAATAATTCTCCTCCAGGACAGAAGTCTGTTATTAGGCAAACATGTGTTTCTGtctgataaaaaaaatgtgCATATTAGCTTGTCTGAATATTTCTGTTCTTAATTCATATAAACCAGTATAATACTCTTCAAACAACgcaaaatattgtatttttcagaaactcaaaGGCAATACAGGAAAGTGTTTTCAGCAGGCTCTATGACTTTTGGCAAATGTAAATGTTACACAGGGTCATCTGTAACCAAATATGAgctttgaaagaaaatatgacCTGAAACTCATTAAGAGAAAAAGGTTGTGCTACTACAAGTTGACTGATGCAAAAATTCccaataaaaagaaagaaaaaaggatATATTCAATTGATTGAACTAGAATGAAACATAATAATATCAAGTATTCATTGTGGCCTTACTACAAAACTTACATGCACATTTACAGATAATCTTAAATAAAACCTGCACCAGGATGGTCTTTGTTAGACAGTTACCTGGaatgatgaatatagtgttggaaggAGAGGATGATCTAAAAGAGCTATGACTTCCCTTTCAACACATGCTCGATGTACCTGTACATTATTCAACATGAATTTTTCTTCATATAAGGAATAAAAGAAGATATGCcacattaaatcatttttttagtcTTCATCATTTACGCCACTTAATTTTAGTAGGCGTGAATATCCTGATTTTGGAGGGGGAATGTCATGGGTTTGGAATGTATATCCAAAGGTAGAATGAAACAGAATGGTCTCTAAATCAATTTCTTCTAGGAAATACTATATGCTCAACATACTGATGAAGTAAAAAAATCTCGGGCATCCAGACCTTATTACGGTTGAGCATTATGGATTTGTCCATCGCCTTCATAGCAAAAAGATCTCCTGTACCTTTCAGTTCCACCAAATGGACACTGCAAAGAACAGAATAAACCCCCTCAgacaaaaaaaatctttgaCAAATGGAAATTGTCACTGCTTTGAAATCTCTTATGATTTGGATATCATGCAAAGCATTTTTATAAAGTATCAAAACAGCATTACAATTCATGAAACAAGAGGTGCACCATCAAGGTAAGTGGAAGGTGCGATATTAATAGTAGCCTACTAAAATTTCTGCAAGCACTAacaaataaacttaatatatgatatgtagAAAAGGAGACTAAAGAGCCTTTCAGCTAAGAAAACATTCAGAAGGACCCTGTTATTTTAAGTGATCCTTTTTCCAGTCTTAGCTTATATTTCTATGAATTGATCCTTTATAATTCTTAACCATCGATTGGCTAGTTGTTCAGATGGTATTTAGAGTTTTCCTGGTCGTCTTTGTTTCTCCTTCTTGCATGACCACCTTCAAGAATGTCATATCCTTACAGTCAAGATATAAGTCCTCACAATAATGTTTCTATAATTCACCCTCAAAAAAGCAGTAGAATGTCATAAGACTATCGTAAAGGTAGGTTAAACATAGTGCCAATGAGGACTGGAAAATATGTgaacaaatataacaagaaaTGATTGGCATACCTTCCAGTATCTCCACAACCCAAAGGTCGAACTGGTTTAAAGTTATTGAGCCCTAATCTTTCACCATTTGCAGTGACCTGCAAGGTTAAAAGTTGAGTGAGAGACAGAAAGAAGGAATGCAAAACGTAACAAGAATAACAGTTAATATATGACGAAAAGAAGAGTACAAAGTTTAAACTAAATACTAAAAGGATAGTTTTTACTGTTGAGTGCTTGTGTCTCTTCTGTCTTACATGCCTTAGAAGGTgaaaactcatacttaataaCAGCATAAAATCAGGGAACTTTTATGTTTCAAGTATCTCAACATTTACAGACACAGGTATATATAAACATTACCGGATACAAAAGGTCTCCTACTTTATCTAGTGCTCAATATGCATATCTTATGAGCCATAGTCTTAAATCATCAACAAAGAAACATCAGCAGTTCTCCCAAGGCAAAGGAAAAACGATAGATATTTAAGGGACAACACAAACGATTGTGTACCTTATGTATTGCGGTCCATAAAGCACTGTGTCTCTTATGAGGCCGTGGATAGACAGGTAGAGAATGTAAAGCCCACAAGTCTTCAGGTCTCTGAAATTGTTAAGAGGGTTCATGTCAGATTTATTATATTAACTTTTGACAACGGTCTCGATAAATGCTAAATGCTTGAAAGATAGTTTTGATATAACTTCTGTTGGCCATTTGTAAAGGCATGAACATTAACATAGCAGTAAccataaaaaagataataatgcATAATAATCAGGATCAGGCGAAAAATCCCACGACAAAGATTATATGGATCCAATTCAGAGTGAAAGGAATACCTTACCGAGTTGGCATCAGGAAGTTCTCGAACTGCTTCATCTACATTTGTTGCAGTGGCTTTGACCTGCAAGATATGTCTGCTGATTACTAACTGTAGCTGAAAAGATATGTTCATTCCAATCGGAAAGATACAAATAATTTGATAAGTCCTATTTAACTATTTGGATATCGTTGTGGCATCGTAATATGGATTTTGGCAATATCCTCTTATGATATAGcgtttggggttgagttagtcTCAAGGGTCATATATTCACATGGTATCATAGCTAAGACCCATTGATCCATGTTGTCATGTTTCGCAATGTTGGGCACCCGTGTTATGTTATCGACACTCAGGTCAAGTTTTGGGCATGTAGAGGAGTGTAGTCCCACACTGGTTGAGAGAGTGGGATTTTGATTCTTTTGAAAAGAGAATTACACAAGGCCATTTGGGAAAAGTGGAGTGACTTAAGACGAGACTCGAGAAAGTAGATCACTTCAATCAGGATGAAAAGAGTACTCACAGAACACTAAACCAAGCTTGTTAAGATTGCATCGGATGCAATACAGATCAAGAGGCGAAACTAAATTGTATATGAAACATCCTTGTTCAAAGGTTTCATACAGGCAACCCCAACTTTGTGTGATGGAGGAATATGCGACACAATCAAACATCCGAGTTCATTTTGTCTTaatggaaagaaaagaaaaagtcaagTGTTTATGCTTTATTTACATATGCATGCTTGTAAAGTTCTAGCCTCTAACAATTTGATAATGTTTAGTTTTACTGTTCTTTAAGTGGATGTATTTgcataatcaaattcatttaAGGATAGACAAATGAAATAATCTGCATTTTTGTCAGGTCAAAAGACTTGTGTTCTCATTTCAACAATTCCCTTTGCAAATATTCACAAACTGGGGTCAATTTTCTTATTCGTTAATACATTGACTAGAAACGGATGGCTATAACAacagagaaaataaataaagaaaagacaGCTAGCCTTCCCAGGTAAAACATATGCTAATTATTAGTTGCTATAACATCATTGGTACAGCTTCCACAAAGGCAGGTGAGAGAAAATTTACCAACTTAGCACTTTGTTTTTCAGTTTGTTCTGAGAGGCGGTTTCTTAGTGGTTCCACATGATCACTTCCATCTAACTGAACGCCAATGAAATATTGTAGTTCTCCCTGCAAATGTGAAGTGCAGACATCAGCCAAATAAAAGATAATTCTTAGTTTCTTACAACATGTTAAAGGAAAGTAGACGCAAAGATCACCTTCTGATCACGCATAGGTTGCAAGTGAAATAAATTCCAGAACTTCTTCCCTGAAAACATGTATGCACGTGAAGTAAATTCTAGCTAATAGACAAAATGCATTTCATTTCTGAATGTAACAAAGTGAACTTGATTACCGCTctttgtataattaattaattgcacagtaatttctttttgttcttttatggCATCTCGGATCTTTTGAACTGTTGCTTGATCTGTTTCAGGTCCCTGAAGAAATCTGAAGAATAGGAATCTTATAAGATCAACTAGACATGGTGGGAGAAAATCAGAGAGCAAGGCCATAAAACAGCCAATTATCAGGTTTCATTGTTTCTTTGCGTAGATAGCCAGCTTTATACTTACTAGCCTCAGAAAAAACCGAAGGAAGAGATTTCTTGAAGTATTTGACAATGCAAGGGATAAAAGGCATTCTATTTATAGGTATTAATACAAGACACTTATTATATTCGTCTAAACGTGGGACATTATACAAAATCTTAGAACTTAACTATTCCAATATTCCAGTAACAATCTAACACTAACACTTAATGTTCCAATAAACCTCCAGAAATTCGAAGTAGAGAAAGCAGCTtgagttttttttgtttcaaataaAGAAATGTATATAGCTGCGGAAGTGGTAGCGGTTGCTGGAAAATCTTTCTAGATTTTAGACAGAGAAGTTCTAATCATCGGAATCTTGCTGGAAATTCTTGATCAAAGGAATCATGCAGGAGAAGTTATGGTCACTGGAAACTCACAAGTTGGTTTGCCAAAAAAATGGCTTGCAGGCTGTAATGTATATGGTCACTGAAAAGAGGCACAATGATATTGGACTTGACTACAAAAAAGACATGACACCATCGGACAGTCAGCAGAAAGAGGGGTAGTGCAACGGAATAATCAGCTAGAAAAAGGCAAAATGCTGATGGTGTCGCCAGATAGTCTCCTACAGGCTACAGGGAACAATGTCGCCAAATAGTCAGCAGAAAGAGACAAGGTTTGGCCTAAAGGCCACAAAAGAGGCACAGAATCGCTGCAATGATCATTGGTAAGTGGCATGACGCTCTGAAATGATTATCAAAAAGAGGTGTGGTGCCTACAGAGCACTCACTggagagaaggaaaaaaataataaaagcaaGTGGCATAAGCTTGCCTCCAATAGACTACAACTATTTAAGTTTCTATGTAGATCGTACAGGCAATGagtgttttatttttctaatttctgCAATTATTATAAGAGTAGGTTTGAGCCTTATGTTCCAAGTCCAAATATCTACCTTCTTAATCAAACAGAAGAGATGTATCAATACTCCATATGTTTTAATTACAGTTATCCAACTTTGAAAAGACCATGATAAAAGGAACTCCAAAAACTATTGCAATGCAATATATAAAGCAGTATTAGACTCATACCGGCAGTTTCTTCCTAAGATCTCTTCACGTGTGAACTCCGTCAGTTCAAGAAAGCTATCTGAAGCAAATATCTGGGGAAAAAAAATCC comes from Solanum pennellii chromosome 1, SPENNV200 and encodes:
- the LOC107003486 gene encoding phototropin-2, whose protein sequence is MENQRRSIDVFDPALTHDGENLASSSRNEGIDVQEISVKGAESASRTGTDKLINKWMAFDPKGNDQNDNADSQIPGETSISERAAEWGLTVRTDVGEGSFHAISRSGQNSFADGERSKNSLEKNSVGSTRTSEESNLGAEFPRVSQDLKDALATLQQTFVVSDATKPDCPIVYASSGFFTMTGYSSKEIVGRNCRFLQGKDTDQNEVAKIRDAVKTGKSYCGRLLNYKKNGTPFWNLLTVTPIKDDSGKTIKFIGMQVEVSKYTEGVNEKELRPNGLPKSLIRYDARQKEKALGSITEVVQTVKGPRPHIKSSQDASSGTDKEKPQVDFILPKAADTESNISTPGRYTPQWDARGDVSQELGKKSRKSSRLSLKGSKGRPSSISFPLENEEYVGPEIIMTEVERTDSWERAERERDIRQGIDLATTLERIEKNFVITDPRLPDNPIIFASDSFLELTEFTREEILGRNCRFLQGPETDQATVQKIRDAIKEQKEITVQLINYTKSGKKFWNLFHLQPMRDQKGELQYFIGVQLDGSDHVEPLRNRLSEQTEKQSAKLVKATATNVDEAVRELPDANSRPEDLWALHSLPVYPRPHKRHSALWTAIHKVTANGERLGLNNFKPVRPLGCGDTGSVHLVELKGTGDLFAMKAMDKSIMLNRNKVHRACVEREVIALLDHPLLPTLYSSFQTETHVCLITDFCPGGELFALLDRQPMKIFKEESARFYAAEVLIGLEYLHCLGIIYRDLKPENILLQADGHVVLTDFDLSFKTSCKPQVIKHPPSKRRSRSTPPPTFVAEPVSQSNSFVGTEEYIAPEIITGAGHSSAIDWWALGILLYEMLYGRTPFRGKNRQKTFSNILNKDLTFPSSIPVSLAARQVIHSLLNRDPASRLGSNGGASEIKEHPFFRGIAWPLIRCMTPPPLDAPLQLIGKESGNKEIDWNDDGVLAHPMDLF